CCCCGCACGGAACAGTCCCAGCGTGGTCGTGCCACCGGCCGAGAACCCGACTGCCGCCACGTGCTGGCCGTCCAGGTGCTCGGCGAGGTCCCCGGCGACCAGCTTTTTCAGCACCTGGGCCGCGTCCGCCGGCTGCCGCGGGATGTCCCCGGCATCCACCTCGACGTGCCCGTTCGTGTGCGGATAGGCGGGCGCGGCCACCACGTAGCCGGCCTGCGCCCAGGTCGTAGCGAGCGGCGCGAACTGCTCCGGCAGCCCGCCGAGCCCGTGGCTGAACAGCACGATCGGGTGCCGCCCGGCCGCGATCCCGGTGCCGTCCGGGCCGCTGAGATACCACAGCGTGGTCGGCAACGGCCGGTCCTTGCCGCGGGCGAACGGCACGACCCGGGTCACCACCCGGGGACCGGTCGCGGCCGGCGGGTTGGCCTGCGCCCGGGGACCGGTTGCGGCCGGTGGGTTGGCCTGCGCCCGGGGCCCGGTGCCGCATCCACCCACCAGCAGCAGCGCCGCCGCCATCATCACCCCGAGTCCCCGCACGCCGCGAAACGGTAGTGACGGCTGTCAACCGGCGGAACCGGCGTTACGGGCGAATTCCCGCGCCGATCAGCGGACGGCCTGCCGGATCAGGTCGGTGACCCGCTCCTCGACGGCCGCGTCCAGGGATGTCAGGGCGTACGCGATCGGCCAGAACTCGCCGTCGTCGAGCTTCGCCTCGTCGTTGAAGCCGAGCGTGGCGTAGCGGTACTTGAACTTCGCGGCCGGCTGGAAGAAGCACACGATCTTGCCGTCGCGGGCGTACGCCGGCATGCCGTACCACAGCTTGGGGGTCAATTCCGGCGCGGCCACCTTCACGATCGCGTGCAGCCGCTCGGCCAGCACCCGGTCCGCCTCACCCATCTCGGCGATCTTCGCCAGCAGCTCGGCCTCCGGGTCCACCTTGGCCTTGGACCCGCGGCGGGCGGCCCGCACCTCGCTGGCCCGCTCCTTCATGGCGGCGCGCTCGTCGTCGGTGAAGTTCATGATTGCTCTCCCTTGTCCCTCGTGATGTCCTGCCTCAGCTTCGCCCGGCGGGCACCACGGGGACATCCGTGCTCACCACGGAACGCACTACGGAGCGGCCCGGACTGAACCCCTGG
Above is a genomic segment from Actinoplanes ianthinogenes containing:
- a CDS encoding alpha/beta hydrolase family protein yields the protein MRGLGVMMAAALLLVGGCGTGPRAQANPPAATGPRAQANPPAATGPRVVTRVVPFARGKDRPLPTTLWYLSGPDGTGIAAGRHPIVLFSHGLGGLPEQFAPLATTWAQAGYVVAAPAYPHTNGHVEVDAGDIPRQPADAAQVLKKLVAGDLAEHLDGQHVAAVGFSAGGTTTLGLFRAGHSPALRAAVSVAGRRPVTGFAGPAAPILFLHGDKDPVVEIEAGRAAYDAVPWPKQFVTVRGAGHGQYLNPGDPDYPATSRRILDFLEKQVPTPH
- a CDS encoding iron chaperone; protein product: MNFTDDERAAMKERASEVRAARRGSKAKVDPEAELLAKIAEMGEADRVLAERLHAIVKVAAPELTPKLWYGMPAYARDGKIVCFFQPAAKFKYRYATLGFNDEAKLDDGEFWPIAYALTSLDAAVEERVTDLIRQAVR